The Phyllopteryx taeniolatus isolate TA_2022b chromosome 17, UOR_Ptae_1.2, whole genome shotgun sequence genome window below encodes:
- the spns3 gene encoding protein spinster homolog 3 isoform X2, with translation MELKGSVTFPQDGPLPRRSRGSSSGLHYGSFVNSLSSLTPKLDDRPAISRRRAHVAVAVLCYVNLLNYMERYTIAGILLNLQTFFDINDSTAGLLQTVFICSFLVMAPLFGYLGDRYNRVHIMAAGLIMWLVTATGSSFVTKSYFWLLVLLRGLVGVGEASYSTIAPTIIGDLFTGGQRTVMIAAFYIFIPVGSGLGYITGSSIASLTGNWNWSLRITPIFGLVGLILVVLLCPNPPRGAAENNQHGVNEQSSYLEDIKYLLQNKSYIWSSLGVTAMAFLTGALAFWMPTFLFRAQVSQGLQPPCTQGSCNYRDSFIFGAITVVSGVLGVCLGTGLARRLRDKIPNADPLICAGGMLGSVPCLCISIFVATASIPATYVFVFIAEFLLSLNWSLLADMLLYVVVPTRRATAEALQITVCHLLGDAGSPYLIGAISDAIQKSKPPSTDWSFPSLQYSFLICPFVGILGGIFFLMTALYINDDRMAAQQLVEDPPLQGPTPESAVEMNNAQII, from the exons ATGGAGCTGAAAGGATCCGTCACGTTCCCGCAAGATGGGCCACTGCCCCGACGCAGCCGGGGTTCCAGCTCTGGTCTGCACTATGGCTCATTTGTGAACAGTCTTTCTTCACTTACACCCAAACTGGACGACAGACCTGCCATATCACGTCGGCGAGCCCACGTCGCAGTGGCTGTGCTCTGCTATGTCAACTTACTCAACTACATGGAACGATACACAATTGCAG GCATACTCCTAAATTTACAGACGTTCTTTGATATAAATGACAGTACAGCTGGACTTCTTCAGACAG TTTTTATCTGCAGCTTCCTCGTGATGGCCCCTCTCTTCGGTTACCTTGGCGACCGCTACAACCGAGTACACATCATGGCGGCGGGTTTGATTATGTGGCTGGTGACCGCCACTGGCAGCTCTTTTGTTACCAAGTCG TACTTTTGGCTTTTGGTGCTGTTACGAGGCCTGGTCGGGGTAGGGGAGGCGAGCTACTCCACTATCGCTCCCACCATTATCGGGGACCTTTTCACTGGGGGACAACGGACCGTCATGATTGCTGCTTTCTACATCTTTATCCCTGTTGGGAG TGGTCTTGGCTATATAACAGGGTCATCAATAGCCAGCCTGACTGGTAACTGGAACTGGTCTCTCAGG ATAACTCCCATTTTCGGTCTTGTTGGGTTGATTTTAGTGGTGCTCTTATGCCCAAACCCACCCAGAGGTGCTGCAGAAAACAACCAACATGGTGTTAACGAGCAGAGCTCTTACTTGGAGGACATCAAGTATCTTCTGCAAAA tAAAAGTTACATATGGTCAAGTCTGGGTGTGACGGCAATGGCCTTCCTTACTGGAGCCTTGGCTTTCTGGATGCCTACTTTTCTGTTCAGAGCTCAGGTGTCTCAGGGCCTTCAACCACCATGCACTCAAGGGTCCTGCAACTACAGAGACAG ttttatttttggcGCCATCACAGTGGTCTCTGGCGTTCTCGGAGTGTGTCTCGGCACTGGTTTGGCCAGACGGTTGCGGGACAAAATACCCAATGCAGATCCACTCATCTGCGCTGGAGGCATGCTGGGATCCGTCCCGTGCCTCTGCATCAGCATCTTCGTGGCAACGGCAAGCATTCCGGCCACTTAT GTCTTCGTTTTCATAGCTGAGTTCCTATTATCGCTCAACTGGTCCCTTCTGGCTGATATGCTACTG TATGTCGTTGTGCCCACCAGAAGGGCCACAGCCGAGGCTCTCCAGATCACAGTCTGCCACCTTCTCGGGGATGCCGGGAGTCCGTATCTAATAGGAGCG ATATCTGACGCAATACAGAAATCCAAGCCTCCATCAACAGACTGGAGCTTCCCTAGTCTTCAGTACAGCTTCCTGATCTGCCCTTTTGTTGGCATCCTGGGAGGGATTTTCTTCCTCATGACTGCGCTTTACATCAATGATGACAGAATGGCAGCTCAGCAGCTGGTGGAAG ATCCTCCCCTGCAAGGTCCTACACCCGAGTCCGCTGTGGAGATGAACAATGCGCAGATCATATAA
- the spns3 gene encoding protein spinster homolog 3 isoform X1 translates to MKSGKRDLLTMELKGSVTFPQDGPLPRRSRGSSSGLHYGSFVNSLSSLTPKLDDRPAISRRRAHVAVAVLCYVNLLNYMERYTIAGILLNLQTFFDINDSTAGLLQTVFICSFLVMAPLFGYLGDRYNRVHIMAAGLIMWLVTATGSSFVTKSYFWLLVLLRGLVGVGEASYSTIAPTIIGDLFTGGQRTVMIAAFYIFIPVGSGLGYITGSSIASLTGNWNWSLRITPIFGLVGLILVVLLCPNPPRGAAENNQHGVNEQSSYLEDIKYLLQNKSYIWSSLGVTAMAFLTGALAFWMPTFLFRAQVSQGLQPPCTQGSCNYRDSFIFGAITVVSGVLGVCLGTGLARRLRDKIPNADPLICAGGMLGSVPCLCISIFVATASIPATYVFVFIAEFLLSLNWSLLADMLLYVVVPTRRATAEALQITVCHLLGDAGSPYLIGAISDAIQKSKPPSTDWSFPSLQYSFLICPFVGILGGIFFLMTALYINDDRMAAQQLVEDPPLQGPTPESAVEMNNAQII, encoded by the exons ATGAAATCAGGTAAGAGAGACCTGCTCACGATGGAGCTGAAAGGATCCGTCACGTTCCCGCAAGATGGGCCACTGCCCCGACGCAGCCGGGGTTCCAGCTCTGGTCTGCACTATGGCTCATTTGTGAACAGTCTTTCTTCACTTACACCCAAACTGGACGACAGACCTGCCATATCACGTCGGCGAGCCCACGTCGCAGTGGCTGTGCTCTGCTATGTCAACTTACTCAACTACATGGAACGATACACAATTGCAG GCATACTCCTAAATTTACAGACGTTCTTTGATATAAATGACAGTACAGCTGGACTTCTTCAGACAG TTTTTATCTGCAGCTTCCTCGTGATGGCCCCTCTCTTCGGTTACCTTGGCGACCGCTACAACCGAGTACACATCATGGCGGCGGGTTTGATTATGTGGCTGGTGACCGCCACTGGCAGCTCTTTTGTTACCAAGTCG TACTTTTGGCTTTTGGTGCTGTTACGAGGCCTGGTCGGGGTAGGGGAGGCGAGCTACTCCACTATCGCTCCCACCATTATCGGGGACCTTTTCACTGGGGGACAACGGACCGTCATGATTGCTGCTTTCTACATCTTTATCCCTGTTGGGAG TGGTCTTGGCTATATAACAGGGTCATCAATAGCCAGCCTGACTGGTAACTGGAACTGGTCTCTCAGG ATAACTCCCATTTTCGGTCTTGTTGGGTTGATTTTAGTGGTGCTCTTATGCCCAAACCCACCCAGAGGTGCTGCAGAAAACAACCAACATGGTGTTAACGAGCAGAGCTCTTACTTGGAGGACATCAAGTATCTTCTGCAAAA tAAAAGTTACATATGGTCAAGTCTGGGTGTGACGGCAATGGCCTTCCTTACTGGAGCCTTGGCTTTCTGGATGCCTACTTTTCTGTTCAGAGCTCAGGTGTCTCAGGGCCTTCAACCACCATGCACTCAAGGGTCCTGCAACTACAGAGACAG ttttatttttggcGCCATCACAGTGGTCTCTGGCGTTCTCGGAGTGTGTCTCGGCACTGGTTTGGCCAGACGGTTGCGGGACAAAATACCCAATGCAGATCCACTCATCTGCGCTGGAGGCATGCTGGGATCCGTCCCGTGCCTCTGCATCAGCATCTTCGTGGCAACGGCAAGCATTCCGGCCACTTAT GTCTTCGTTTTCATAGCTGAGTTCCTATTATCGCTCAACTGGTCCCTTCTGGCTGATATGCTACTG TATGTCGTTGTGCCCACCAGAAGGGCCACAGCCGAGGCTCTCCAGATCACAGTCTGCCACCTTCTCGGGGATGCCGGGAGTCCGTATCTAATAGGAGCG ATATCTGACGCAATACAGAAATCCAAGCCTCCATCAACAGACTGGAGCTTCCCTAGTCTTCAGTACAGCTTCCTGATCTGCCCTTTTGTTGGCATCCTGGGAGGGATTTTCTTCCTCATGACTGCGCTTTACATCAATGATGACAGAATGGCAGCTCAGCAGCTGGTGGAAG ATCCTCCCCTGCAAGGTCCTACACCCGAGTCCGCTGTGGAGATGAACAATGCGCAGATCATATAA
- the spns3 gene encoding protein spinster homolog 3 isoform X3: protein MAPLFGYLGDRYNRVHIMAAGLIMWLVTATGSSFVTKSYFWLLVLLRGLVGVGEASYSTIAPTIIGDLFTGGQRTVMIAAFYIFIPVGSGLGYITGSSIASLTGNWNWSLRITPIFGLVGLILVVLLCPNPPRGAAENNQHGVNEQSSYLEDIKYLLQNKSYIWSSLGVTAMAFLTGALAFWMPTFLFRAQVSQGLQPPCTQGSCNYRDSFIFGAITVVSGVLGVCLGTGLARRLRDKIPNADPLICAGGMLGSVPCLCISIFVATASIPATYVFVFIAEFLLSLNWSLLADMLLYVVVPTRRATAEALQITVCHLLGDAGSPYLIGAISDAIQKSKPPSTDWSFPSLQYSFLICPFVGILGGIFFLMTALYINDDRMAAQQLVEDPPLQGPTPESAVEMNNAQII, encoded by the exons ATGGCCCCTCTCTTCGGTTACCTTGGCGACCGCTACAACCGAGTACACATCATGGCGGCGGGTTTGATTATGTGGCTGGTGACCGCCACTGGCAGCTCTTTTGTTACCAAGTCG TACTTTTGGCTTTTGGTGCTGTTACGAGGCCTGGTCGGGGTAGGGGAGGCGAGCTACTCCACTATCGCTCCCACCATTATCGGGGACCTTTTCACTGGGGGACAACGGACCGTCATGATTGCTGCTTTCTACATCTTTATCCCTGTTGGGAG TGGTCTTGGCTATATAACAGGGTCATCAATAGCCAGCCTGACTGGTAACTGGAACTGGTCTCTCAGG ATAACTCCCATTTTCGGTCTTGTTGGGTTGATTTTAGTGGTGCTCTTATGCCCAAACCCACCCAGAGGTGCTGCAGAAAACAACCAACATGGTGTTAACGAGCAGAGCTCTTACTTGGAGGACATCAAGTATCTTCTGCAAAA tAAAAGTTACATATGGTCAAGTCTGGGTGTGACGGCAATGGCCTTCCTTACTGGAGCCTTGGCTTTCTGGATGCCTACTTTTCTGTTCAGAGCTCAGGTGTCTCAGGGCCTTCAACCACCATGCACTCAAGGGTCCTGCAACTACAGAGACAG ttttatttttggcGCCATCACAGTGGTCTCTGGCGTTCTCGGAGTGTGTCTCGGCACTGGTTTGGCCAGACGGTTGCGGGACAAAATACCCAATGCAGATCCACTCATCTGCGCTGGAGGCATGCTGGGATCCGTCCCGTGCCTCTGCATCAGCATCTTCGTGGCAACGGCAAGCATTCCGGCCACTTAT GTCTTCGTTTTCATAGCTGAGTTCCTATTATCGCTCAACTGGTCCCTTCTGGCTGATATGCTACTG TATGTCGTTGTGCCCACCAGAAGGGCCACAGCCGAGGCTCTCCAGATCACAGTCTGCCACCTTCTCGGGGATGCCGGGAGTCCGTATCTAATAGGAGCG ATATCTGACGCAATACAGAAATCCAAGCCTCCATCAACAGACTGGAGCTTCCCTAGTCTTCAGTACAGCTTCCTGATCTGCCCTTTTGTTGGCATCCTGGGAGGGATTTTCTTCCTCATGACTGCGCTTTACATCAATGATGACAGAATGGCAGCTCAGCAGCTGGTGGAAG ATCCTCCCCTGCAAGGTCCTACACCCGAGTCCGCTGTGGAGATGAACAATGCGCAGATCATATAA